GCTCAGAAACTCAACGCCTGTCATTCTTGGCATTCGCTGGTCCGCCAGCAGAAGCCCCACAGGGTCATCCCTTTGCTTGAGTTCACGAAGAGCTTCCAGGGCCGTCCCCCCGGAATCTGCGCGCAAAACCCGGTAGCGGTCGGCATATCGCCGCCTCAGGTCACGCTCCACGGCGAGCAGGACTTCGGCGTCGTCGTCCACAGTTACGATAGTTGGTTTCGTCATAGCGAATTCATCGCCGGAAACGCTTCGCGCGAGGACAACGGCCAGAAGGCATTTCCTGCCCGGTCACTTTCACCTGGCACCCGGCGCGCAACCTGGTGTATGTCAAAGCCCCAGCACAGACGAAGATTGTTATATCTTAATTGCCATCCGGCGCCGCAGTCCACAACAATGCGATGATCTGGCCCTCATGCTGTCTTCATTTTACATCGCGACGCTTTGGCAGAATCGCGGCACAAGCTCTTCGTGCAAACCGGTAAGGCGTCAACTATACTGATGGCCGCCGGGCTGTTTGGCCGGGCTGCGAATACGATCAATACAAAATCGTACTTTCGGAGTTATAACTGTGAAACGTCGGGAATTCGTCAGAGATCTACTGCTCGCGGGCGGAGCGCTGGCCTGCCCTCCCAGGCTTGGACTTGCGGATGCCACGCAGCCCGTTTCCACCAGAGTCAAGCGCGTTCTGGTGGCTTTCACCTGCCATCTGGATGTGGGATTCACCAATACACAGGCGGCCGTCCTGGCCGAATACTTTGACCAGTATTATCCGGCGGCCATGCGGACCGCGGAAGCACTGCGGCAGTCAGGCGAAGACCGCTACGTCTGGTCGACGGGCTCATGGCTGCTTTACGAATATCTCGAGCACGTCACCGGCGCGGCGCGATCGCGGGCCGAACACGCCATCGGAAGAGGAGAAATGGCCTGGTACGCCGTACCCTTTAACCTGGAGACGGAGATGCTGGACCGCTCAATGGTCGAAGGTGCGATGGGAATCGCTCAAACGCTCGACCGGCGCTTCAACCAGACTACAACCGGCGCAAAGATGAGCGACGTTCCCGGTCATTCCCGCGGACTCGTAGCGCCATTCGCCGCAAACGGCGTGAGGTTTCTCGATATTGGGGTCAACGGCGCGAGCACCGTACCCGAAGTTCCTCCGCTGTTTGTCTGGAAGGAGCCCGGGGGCGCATCGATCACGATGATGTACCACCACGGGTACGGCGGTGTCCTCCAGGTCCCGGGATCAGATCTGGCGGTAGCCATTGAGGTCCGGAACGATAATGCCGGGCCACATTCCGTCGCGGAAGTGAAGAAGATTTACGCGGGACTGCGAAAGCAATTCCCCGGCGCAAAAGTGAGCGCAGCCAATCTCAGTGAAATCGCTCTGGCTGTGGAGCCATATAAGAGCAGCCTGCCGGTGGTAACGCAGGAGATCGGCGACACCTGGATTTATGGGGTGGCAAGTGATCCGGTGAAAATTTCCCGATACCGTGAAGTGATGCGCATGCGCCAAGAGTGGGTCCGCCAGGGGAAGTTCAAAGTTGGCGACTCAACAGACCTCCGACTGCTGCAACACCTGTTGCTGCCTCCCGAGCACACCTGGGGCGTTGATACCAAACGGTTGAAAGACTACGAACACTACACGCCGAAAGCTCTTGCCACCGTGGCCAACAGCCCCCGTTTTCGATGGGCGGAACAAAGTTGGAGGGAAAAACGGAGAGACATAGACCAGGCGGTTGAAAGCCTGCCGCCGGCCTTGCGAAACGAAGCCGAGGTGCGCCTCCGCGCTTTGCAGCCGAAAACTCCGGACCGAACAGGCCTGAGCCCGCACATGGCGGGTTCAGAAATTGAAACGGCCCACTTCACTATCGCGCTCGATCCTCAAACGGGAGCCATCCACCGGCTGCGCGCCAAAAATGGCGGCCGCGACTGGGCCTCATCCGATCATCCGCTCGGATTGTTTGCCTATCAGACCCTTTCCGCAAAGGACTACGAAGATTATCGCGCCGCCTACATCATTGCGAAGACCTGGTGGGCGCCAATGGACTTCGGCAAACCCGGCATCGAGAAGCTCGGCGCCGAGAGCCACGTGTGGCTGCCGCGCGTCTGTGGCTGCTGGGCTGGCAAAATCCGTGATGGTTTTCGAGTTCTAGCCGCGTTACAGATTACGGACACTGAAGCCGAGCGTGCGGATCGCGTTGCCTGGCCTGGGCAGATGTACCTCGAACTGCTCTTTCCTGACTCAGAACCCGCAGTCCATGTGGACCTCACCTGCCTGGGCAAGGCCGCCAATCGCCTGCCGGAGGCGATGTGGCTCAGCTTTCTCCCAGTGGCGCCGGAACAGCACGGATGGACGATCGACAAAGTCGACCAGCAGATTTCTCCCTTTGACGTTGTGAAAGGCGGTAACCGCCACATGCACGCAGTCACCAAGGGCATCTACTACAAGGATTCGACAGGAAATTTTTCGATTGAGACGCTCGACGCGCCTGCCGTCGCTCTGGGCGAGCGGTCGCCGATTTACTACTCGAACGACCAGCCCGATCTCACCAGGGGGTTCCACTTCAGCCTGTTCAATAACGCGTGGGGCACAAACTATATCCAGTGGTTCGGAGAAGACACGCGCTTCCGGTTCGTTCTGAGGACCTGATGCCCCGCCCGCTGCGCGCTCCTTGGCGCCCCAGCCGCCTAAGCCTTGTGCGGTGATCGCGCGGAAACCACGACAAACGGCTTCCACTTGAGGTCCTGCTGAAAAGGAAAGCTTGGGATCCGGTGGTCGTTGCTCAGGTGCACGATGTCCTGATCAACGGCCCCCTCGGTGAGAGCCATCAGGTTGGGATTAGCGATTTTGTTGATTTCCGGTTCCAGATAACCGGCCTTGACCACGATGATCTTGAACGCGGAGGGCTGGAGTCCCAACGAGGTGAAATCCTGGATGTGGTGGAAAGGACGCCGCCGCTCCGTGAGGACTACGGAGATACCCTGTGCCTCAATCACGGCCTGCCGCCCCAGCGGGCCGTCATTGTGCGGCAGGAAGCGCACTTCCGCGTTGACGTGCACTGGCTTGCTGGCTTTGGGATCGAGGGTGGCGCCGATGCTGAGCAGGACCGTTTGGCCCACTCCGGCCCGATAACAGGCTGCGGTGGCAGGCTGATCGCAGATGCCCGCAATCACCGCGTTGCCGACGTGATGTTTGAGCAGTGCCGCCAGCACGTCTGCGCGGTCGTCTGTGCCGCCAGCCGTCGGGTTGTCTCCCGAATCGGAAATCACCACCGGATGCGTTTGCAGGCTCACGGCTTTTTCGATGATTTCGTCGAGCGGCCCGGTGGGCACGCCGAACTGGAATTCCTTTCGTGCGTCCCAGTATTGCTGCGCGAGCGAAAGAGCATCTTTCTTCAGCACGGCAGGCTGTGTGCCAGTGAGAACTGCGCTTGCGGTGCATCTCGGCTCGTCGGCCCACACGTATCCCACCAGCAGCGAAGCATCAAGCACGCCCGGGTGGGCGTTCATGGCAGGCAATTGCGCCCACAGGCGTTTGGCCGGCTGGTAGCGCGTGCTGCTGCGCTCGCCCGGCATCAACACCGGGATGGGCGACCAA
The nucleotide sequence above comes from Acidobacteriota bacterium. Encoded proteins:
- a CDS encoding DUF5054 domain-containing protein; amino-acid sequence: MKRREFVRDLLLAGGALACPPRLGLADATQPVSTRVKRVLVAFTCHLDVGFTNTQAAVLAEYFDQYYPAAMRTAEALRQSGEDRYVWSTGSWLLYEYLEHVTGAARSRAEHAIGRGEMAWYAVPFNLETEMLDRSMVEGAMGIAQTLDRRFNQTTTGAKMSDVPGHSRGLVAPFAANGVRFLDIGVNGASTVPEVPPLFVWKEPGGASITMMYHHGYGGVLQVPGSDLAVAIEVRNDNAGPHSVAEVKKIYAGLRKQFPGAKVSAANLSEIALAVEPYKSSLPVVTQEIGDTWIYGVASDPVKISRYREVMRMRQEWVRQGKFKVGDSTDLRLLQHLLLPPEHTWGVDTKRLKDYEHYTPKALATVANSPRFRWAEQSWREKRRDIDQAVESLPPALRNEAEVRLRALQPKTPDRTGLSPHMAGSEIETAHFTIALDPQTGAIHRLRAKNGGRDWASSDHPLGLFAYQTLSAKDYEDYRAAYIIAKTWWAPMDFGKPGIEKLGAESHVWLPRVCGCWAGKIRDGFRVLAALQITDTEAERADRVAWPGQMYLELLFPDSEPAVHVDLTCLGKAANRLPEAMWLSFLPVAPEQHGWTIDKVDQQISPFDVVKGGNRHMHAVTKGIYYKDSTGNFSIETLDAPAVALGERSPIYYSNDQPDLTRGFHFSLFNNAWGTNYIQWFGEDTRFRFVLRT
- a CDS encoding M81 family peptidase translates to MAALGAPLVRFGTPQAGQAAGPKRVAFGGIRIECSTYTPILTRMEDFAVSRGQALADMPFFSMLKKYPYRFQPTLLADAVPGGAVEAKTYQKLKSEFLDRVKALLPLGGLYLAMHGAMSVEGMQDADGDWIASAREVVGKDCLITASFDLHGSLSHRTINNLDMLSAYRTAPHIDREETTQRACGMLVRCLGEHIRPTMIWSPIPVLMPGERSSTRYQPAKRLWAQLPAMNAHPGVLDASLLVGYVWADEPRCTASAVLTGTQPAVLKKDALSLAQQYWDARKEFQFGVPTGPLDEIIEKAVSLQTHPVVISDSGDNPTAGGTDDRADVLAALLKHHVGNAVIAGICDQPATAACYRAGVGQTVLLSIGATLDPKASKPVHVNAEVRFLPHNDGPLGRQAVIEAQGISVVLTERRRPFHHIQDFTSLGLQPSAFKIIVVKAGYLEPEINKIANPNLMALTEGAVDQDIVHLSNDHRIPSFPFQQDLKWKPFVVVSARSPHKA